Within the Hypericibacter adhaerens genome, the region GCCGTGACGCGTTCGGCGCCTGGCTCGACCGGCCGTCGGTCTGGGCCTTCTGGTGGCCGCGCTTCGAGCGCATCGCCGCCTGGTTCCTGGAGCAGCGCCGCGAGGAGCTGGCGGAGGTCGAGCGGTCGCTGGCCGAGCTCAAAGGCAAGATCGAGATCGACGCCCACGGCCATCCCTTCACCCTCACCGCCAAGGCCGATCGCATCGACCGGCTCAAGGGCGGCGGGCTCGGCATCATCGACTACAAGACGGGCGCCATCCCGACACCCAAGGAAGTCGTCGCCGGCTACGCGCCGCAGCTGCCGCTGGAGGCCGCGATCGCGGTCCAGGAAGGATTCGGCGCGCTGGGCGATCGCAGGATCCGGCGCTTGGCCTATTGGCGGCTGTCGGGCGGCGATCCCGCCGGCATCATTGGGCTTGCCGGCGGCAAGGAGGCCGAACCGGAGGCGCTGGCCGTGAGGGCGCTCGAGCGGTTGCGCCGCCTGATCCAGACCTTCGCCGATCCGGCCACACCCTATCTGTCCGAGCCTCATCCCGAATATGCGCCGCGCTTCAGCGATTACGCGCATCTGGCGCGCATCGCCGAATGGTCGGTGGCGGGGGAAGGCGAATGAGCCGCGGCGACACGAAGGCCCTCGATCCGGTGGCGCTCGCCACCACGGCGCAGCGCCGCGCGGCCGATCCGTCGCATTCGGCCTGGGTCAGCGCGTCGGCGGGCAGCGGCAAGACCAAGCTCCTGGTCGACCGGCTGCTGCGGCTGATGCTGGCCGGCGTGCCGCCGAACAAGATCCTCTGCCTGACCTATACGCGCGCGGCCGCGGCCGAGATGCGCAACCGTATCGACGCGACGCTCGCGGGCTGGGCGGCGGCCGACGTGAAGACGCTGCGCAAGGCGCTCGACGACCTGACACCCAATCTCGCCACCACCGGGCTGCAGGAAAAGGCGCGCCAGCTCTTCGCCACGCTGCTCGACGCGCCGGGCGGCATGCGGATCGAGACGATCCATGCCTTCTGCCAGTCGCTGCTGGCCCGCTTCCCGGTCGAGGCGGGGATCGCGCCGCATTTCCATGTGATCGAGGAGCGCGATGCGGAGGCCTTGCGCACCGAGCTGCGCGAGGAGGTGCTGGCCGAGGCCAAGGCGGGCCGCGATGCGGCGCTGGCCCGCGCGCTGGCGGACATCACCGAGCGCGTGGGCAGCGAGGCCGAGTTCGACGGGCTGATGCAGAAGCTCATGATGGAGCGCCGCCGGCTCGACGCGGTCGTGACCGGCACGGGCGGGCTGGGGGCCGCGATCAAGCGGTTGCGCCGGCGTCTCGGCGTCAAGCCCGACGAGACCCTGGCAACGATCCGTCGGGCGGCGGTGGCGGAAGGCACCTTCGACCGCGCCGGGCTGACGCGCGCGGCGCAGGCCTTGGCGCAAGGCGGGGTGAACGACCAGAAGTCCGCGCCGGACCTCGCCGCCTGGCTCTCGGGCGACGAGGCGGCACGGCTCGCGGCCTTCGAGAGCTATCTGGGTTGCTTCCTGACCGGCAAGGGCGAGCCGAAGAAGAGCGTGATCAGCAAGGGCGCCGAGAAGGCCTTTTCCGGCGCGGAGGCGGCGCTCAGGGCCGAGCAGGAACGGCTGCTGCCGGTCCTGCGCCGCCTCAAGGCGGCCGAGATCGCGACCGCGACCGAGGCGCTGCTGACGCTGGGCCGTGCCGTGCTGGCCGCCTATGCCGAGCGCAAGCGGGCCATGGCGGCGCTCGATTACGAGGACCTGATCGCGCTCGCGCGCGACCTGCTGCGGCGGCCGGGCCTGGCGCCCTGGGTCCTCTACAAGCTCGACGGCGGCATCGACCATATCCTGATCGACGAGGCACAGGACACGAGCCCCGACCAGTGGGACATCGTGCAGGCGATCGCCGAGGAGTTCTTCACGGGTGCCGGTGCCGGCGACGACAGCCGCAAGCGCACCGTCTTCGCGGTCGGCGATGCCAAGCAGTCGATCTACAGCTTCCAGCGCGCCGATCCCGAAGGCTTCCAGCGCATGCGGGAATATTTCCGCGACAAGCTCGCGGCGGTCCGGGAGCAGCTGGTGGAGGAGCCGCTGCATGTCTCCTTCCGCTCGGTGCCGACGGTGCTGGCGGCCGTCGATACGGTGTTCGCCGATCCGGTTGCTGCTGCCGGCGTGGCGCCGCCGGGCGACGAGACGATCCGGCATGTCTCCGCGCGCCCCGGCCAGGCGGGACGGGTCGAGCTGTGGCCGCTCGCCGTCGAGATTCCGGGCGAGGAGATCGAGGAGGCGGCGCTCCCCGTGGCGCCGACCGAGATCGACCTGCCGCGCCTGCGCCTGGCGGAACGCGTCGCCGAGCGCATCGCCCAGTTGATCGATCGCGAGGCGCTGCCCTCGCGCGGGCGCAAGGTGCGGCCCGGCGACATCCTGGTGCTGGTGCGCCGCCGCAACGCCTTCGTCGACGAGCTGGTGCGCGCGCTCAAGCTCTGCCGGGTGCCGGTCGCCGGCGTCGACCGCCTGCGGCTCGGCGAACATATCGCCGTCATGGACCTGATCGCGCTGGGCCAGTTCCTGCTGATGCCGGAAGACGACCTGACGCTGGCCGTGATCCTGAAGAGCCCGCTCCTCGGCCTCTCCGAGGAGGCGCTGTTCGATCTGGCGCATGACCGCAAGGGCAAGAGCTTGTGGCGCGTGCTCGCCGACCGCGCCGGCGGCCATGCCGATTTCCAGGCGGCGCATGCCTTCCTCGCCGATCTCCTGGCGCGCGCAGACTACCTTCCGCCCTATGAGCTCTATGCCGAGGTGCTCGGGCCGCGCGAAGGCCGCCGGCGCTTCCTGCAGCGGCTCGGACCCGACGCGGCCGATCCGATCGAGGAATTCCTGCGCCTGGCGCTCGATTACGGCCGCAGCCATCCGCCGTCGTTGCAGGGATTCCTCGCCTGGCTCGAGGCCGGCACGATCGAGATCAAGCGCGACCTGGATCAGGAGGGCGCCGGCGAGAGCGGCCCGGGCATGGTCCGCATCATGACGGTCCATGGCGCCAAGGGCCTCGAGGCGCCGATCGTGATCCTGCCGGATACGGCGCAGGTGCCGAAGCAGACCGAACGGATTCTCTGGACCGGGGAGGCGGAGGAGGCCTTGCCGCTCTGGGTACGGCGCAAGGAGTTCGACGAGGATGTGGCGGGCGAGGCCCGCGCGCGGCTCGAGGCGAAGCAGGCCGACGAATATCGCCGCCTGCTCTATGTCGCGCTCACCCGGGCCGCCGACCGGCTCTATCTCTGCGGCTGGAAATCGAAGAACCAGAGCAAAGAGCTCGTCAGCTGGTACAAGCATTTCGAGGCCAGCCTCGGCGAGCGCGGCGCTGCCTTCGTCTTCCCGCCCCAGCAGGACGAGCCCGAGGGTTGGGAAGGAGAGGCGCGCCTGCTCGAGAGCGGCCAGAGCGCCGCACCCGACAAGGCGAGGGCGACGGCGGCGCTCGGCCGGCCGGCGATGCCCGCGCCGGATTGGCTGGCGCGGCCTGCCAGGCCCGAGCCGCTGCCCTGGCGGCCGGTGGCGCCCTCGCGGCCTGCGATCGCGGAGCCGGCCCTGCTGTCGCCGCTGCGCCAGGGCGAGGCGAAGGCCACGCGCTTCGGCCGCGGACTGCTGATCCATCGGTTGCTGCAGAGCCTGCCGGAGGTTCCGGCTGCGCGGCGCAAGAGCGCGGCGCAGCAACTCCTGAAGCGCTCGCTCTATGGCCTCGACGATGCTGCGCGAGACGAGATCCTGGCGCGCGTGCTCGATCTCCTGGCACGGCCGGAGCTGGCGCCGATCTGGTCGTCCGCGGCGCGCGCCGAGCAGCCGGTCGCAGGCGAGATCCTCGGGCGCGGCGGAGCCCGCATCGCCATCGCCGGCCAGATCGACCGCTTCGCCGTCGATGACAGCGGCGTGTGGATCGTCGATTTCAAGACCAACCGGCCGCCGGCGGCGAGCCTCGAGGAGGTGCCGGCCGCCTATCTGCGGCAGATGGCCGCCTACCGCGCTCTGCTGGCCGGCATTTACCCCGGCCGGCCAATCGCTTGCCACCTGCTCTGGACAGAAACCCCGTTGCTGATGAGGTTACCGGAGGCGCTCCTGGATGCGCATCTGCCATGAGCGGGCTGCGGAAGGCGCGGCTTGACGCTCCCCCGGCCGGTTCCTAAGTTTTCCGCCGAGAGCCGAGTCCCCGGGGAGCTTTCGAGTCCCAGGCCGGCCAACCCGTTAGGGAGTGTTTATGTCGACAACCAAGGTTTCCGACGCGAGCTTCGACAGCGACGTCCTCAAGGCGCCGGGCCCCGTGCTGGTGGATTTCTGGGCCGAGTGGTGCGGTCCCTGCAAGATGATCGCGCCGGCGCTGGAAGAGATCGCGACCAGCATGAACGGCCGCGTCACCATCGCGAAGATCAACATCGACGAGAATCCGGCGACGCCGCGCAAATACGGCGTGCGCGGGATTCCGACGCTGATGCTGTTCAAGGACGGCCAGGTCGCCGCCACCAAGATCGGCGCCCTGCCGAAGAACAAGCTGGCCGAGTGGGTCGAATCGGTCATCTGACCGGCACAGATCCGACGGCCGGGTTTCGAGGCCGCTCTCCCGAGAAGGAGGGCGGCCTTTTGTTTTCTCCGGCGTGGGGCCGCATCCGCCTCACCCGTTCTTCGCCAGCACCTCGCCCGCGAGATAGAGCGAGCCGCAGATGAGAAGGCGGGCGGGACGCGCGTCGGCGGCGACGATGGCCTGGGCGGCGGCCTCGGGTGACTCGGCCCGGCGCACGGTCGCCGCACCGGCGCGCTTGGCGGCTTCGACCAGGGCGCCGACATCGAGCGCCTGATGGTTGCCGCCCACGGCGACCGCGGTCACGTCCTGCACATAAGGCAGCAACGGTTGCAGGAAGCCCACAGGATCGTGGGTCGAGAGCATGCCGAACACGAGACGGATCGGCAGGTCGGGGCGCTCGCGCCGCCAGCCCGCCGCATGGACGCCCAGGGCCTGGCCGCCGGATTCGTTATGACCGCCATCGAGCCAGGCCTCCCAGCCGGCCGGCAACGCTTCGACCACGGGTCCGCGCCGCAGCCGCTGCAGCCGCGCGGGCCATTCGACCGAGAGCAAGCCCTTGGCGATGGCCGCGTCGGGGATCGTGAAGCCTTCGAGCAGCGGCAGGGTGGCGAGCGCCAGGCCCGCATTCTCGATCTGATGCAGGCCGGGCAGGGCCGGCGGCGGCCAGCGGCTCTCGCCGCGCCGGTCGCGGAACAGCAGCTTGCCGTCCTCGGCCGCCGCGTCCCATTCCTGGCCGAAGCGATGCAGCGGACAGCCGAGTGCGCTCCCGCGCGCGTCGAAGACCGCTCGCGCCTCCGCCGGCTGCGGGCCGATCGCGACCGGGCGGCCGGGCTTCATGATGCCGGCCTTGTTGGCCGCGATCTCGGCGAGGCTGTGTCCCAGAAAGTGCATATGGTCCATCGAGATCGGCGTCAGGCAGCAGGCGAGCGGGCGTTCGATCACGTTGGTGGCATCGAAGCTGCCGCCGAGCCCGACTTCCAGCAGGACGATGTCCGCCGGATGGCGCGTGAAGGCCAGGAAGGCCGCGACCGTGGTGATCTCGAAGAAGGTGATGGGTTCGCTGCCATTGGCGCGCTCGCATTCCTCGAGCAGCGCCAGGAGCTCGGATTCCTCGATCAAGCGGCCGGCCAGACGGATGCGCTCATGGAAGCGCACCAGATGCGGCGAGGTGTAGGCATGGACGCGATAGCCCGCGGCCTCGATCATCGCGCGCAGATAAGCGACGGTCGAACCCTTGCCGTTGGTGCCGGCCACATGCACGACCGGCGGCAGCTTGCGCTCCGGATGACCGACGCGCGCGAGCAGCCGCTGCACGCGGTCCAGCACCAGGTCGATCAGCTTCGGATGCAGCTTCGTCAGCCGCTCGAGGACGAGGTCGCTGCCGAGGGGCGCGGTCATGGGTGCCGCAAGCTGTAATCCCCTCCCCCCTTGCGGGGGAGGGTGAGGGAGGGGGAAAACTCGATGTTGGCTGCAAGACCGAGCAGCCCTCTCCCTGACCCTCTCCCGGAGGCGGGAGAGGGGACAATCATGCTCATGCCGCGTCGATCCATGCGCGCCCGCGCCGCCTCAGATCGCCCCGTAGGGCACCGGGCTCGTGTTCGAGAGGCGGCGCTGGCCCAGCAGCTTGAGGATGCGGATCAGCGTGTCGCGGAGCTCGATGCGCGGCGCCACCAGGTCGACCATGCCATGGTCGAGCAGATATTCGGCGCGCTGGAAGCCTTCGGGCAGCTTCTCGCGGATCGTCTCCTCGATCACGCGCGCGCCGGCGAAACCGATGACGGCGCCGGGCTCGGCGATCTGGATGTCGCCCAGCATGGCGAAGGAGGCGCTGACGCCGCCGGTGGTCGGATCGGTCAGCAGCACGATATAGGGCAGCCCCGCCTCCTTGACCTCGTCGACGGCGATGATGCTGCGCGGCATCTGCATCAGCGAGATGATCCCTTCCTGCATGCGCGCCCCGCCCGAGGCCGGGACGACGATGAGCGGCGCCCGCTTCTCGACGGCGAGCCGCGCCGCCGCGATGAGGCCATCGCCCACGGCCTTGCCCATCGAGCCCGCCATGAAGTCGAAATTGAACACGGCGATCACGGTCGGCAGGCCGCCCATCGCGCCGTGCGCCACCACGATCGCATCCTGCTCGCCGGTCTTGGTCTGCGTTTCCTTGAGCCGGTCGGCATAGCGCTTGCGGTCGCGGAACTTGAGCGGATCGGCCTCGCCCTTCGGCAGCTCGATGCGCTCGAACTGGCCCTCGTCGAACAGCAGCTCGAGCCGCCGGCGCCAGGGTAGGCGCAGGTGATGGCCGCAATGGGTGCAGACGCGGAGATTCGCCTCCAGGTCGCGATGGAAGATCATCTGCCCGCAAGCCGGGCATTTCTCCCAGAGATTGTCCGGCACGTCGGCCTTGCGGACCAGGGCCTGGATCTTGGGACGGACGAAGTTGGTGAGCCAGCTCATCGATGACCTCTTGGGCGGCCGCCCGCCGTCAGCGCTTGCGCGAAGCGCCGCGCACGCCTTGCGACAGCTCGGCCACGAAATGCAGCACGTCCTTCACCAGCGTGGGCTTGGCCTTGCCCTGGCCGTCGAGCGACGCGTCGATCCGGTCGACGATGGCGGAGCCGACCACGGCCGCATCGGCGACGCCGGCGACGGCCGCTGCCTGCTCCGGCGTGCGGATGCCGAAGCCCACCGCGACCGGCAGGTCGGTATGCCGCTTTAGCCGCTCGACCGCG harbors:
- the addA gene encoding double-strand break repair helicase AddA, with the translated sequence MSRGDTKALDPVALATTAQRRAADPSHSAWVSASAGSGKTKLLVDRLLRLMLAGVPPNKILCLTYTRAAAAEMRNRIDATLAGWAAADVKTLRKALDDLTPNLATTGLQEKARQLFATLLDAPGGMRIETIHAFCQSLLARFPVEAGIAPHFHVIEERDAEALRTELREEVLAEAKAGRDAALARALADITERVGSEAEFDGLMQKLMMERRRLDAVVTGTGGLGAAIKRLRRRLGVKPDETLATIRRAAVAEGTFDRAGLTRAAQALAQGGVNDQKSAPDLAAWLSGDEAARLAAFESYLGCFLTGKGEPKKSVISKGAEKAFSGAEAALRAEQERLLPVLRRLKAAEIATATEALLTLGRAVLAAYAERKRAMAALDYEDLIALARDLLRRPGLAPWVLYKLDGGIDHILIDEAQDTSPDQWDIVQAIAEEFFTGAGAGDDSRKRTVFAVGDAKQSIYSFQRADPEGFQRMREYFRDKLAAVREQLVEEPLHVSFRSVPTVLAAVDTVFADPVAAAGVAPPGDETIRHVSARPGQAGRVELWPLAVEIPGEEIEEAALPVAPTEIDLPRLRLAERVAERIAQLIDREALPSRGRKVRPGDILVLVRRRNAFVDELVRALKLCRVPVAGVDRLRLGEHIAVMDLIALGQFLLMPEDDLTLAVILKSPLLGLSEEALFDLAHDRKGKSLWRVLADRAGGHADFQAAHAFLADLLARADYLPPYELYAEVLGPREGRRRFLQRLGPDAADPIEEFLRLALDYGRSHPPSLQGFLAWLEAGTIEIKRDLDQEGAGESGPGMVRIMTVHGAKGLEAPIVILPDTAQVPKQTERILWTGEAEEALPLWVRRKEFDEDVAGEARARLEAKQADEYRRLLYVALTRAADRLYLCGWKSKNQSKELVSWYKHFEASLGERGAAFVFPPQQDEPEGWEGEARLLESGQSAAPDKARATAALGRPAMPAPDWLARPARPEPLPWRPVAPSRPAIAEPALLSPLRQGEAKATRFGRGLLIHRLLQSLPEVPAARRKSAAQQLLKRSLYGLDDAARDEILARVLDLLARPELAPIWSSAARAEQPVAGEILGRGGARIAIAGQIDRFAVDDSGVWIVDFKTNRPPAASLEEVPAAYLRQMAAYRALLAGIYPGRPIACHLLWTETPLLMRLPEALLDAHLP
- the trxA gene encoding thioredoxin TrxA, coding for MSTTKVSDASFDSDVLKAPGPVLVDFWAEWCGPCKMIAPALEEIATSMNGRVTIAKINIDENPATPRKYGVRGIPTLMLFKDGQVAATKIGALPKNKLAEWVESVI
- a CDS encoding bifunctional folylpolyglutamate synthase/dihydrofolate synthase, producing the protein MTAPLGSDLVLERLTKLHPKLIDLVLDRVQRLLARVGHPERKLPPVVHVAGTNGKGSTVAYLRAMIEAAGYRVHAYTSPHLVRFHERIRLAGRLIEESELLALLEECERANGSEPITFFEITTVAAFLAFTRHPADIVLLEVGLGGSFDATNVIERPLACCLTPISMDHMHFLGHSLAEIAANKAGIMKPGRPVAIGPQPAEARAVFDARGSALGCPLHRFGQEWDAAAEDGKLLFRDRRGESRWPPPALPGLHQIENAGLALATLPLLEGFTIPDAAIAKGLLSVEWPARLQRLRRGPVVEALPAGWEAWLDGGHNESGGQALGVHAAGWRRERPDLPIRLVFGMLSTHDPVGFLQPLLPYVQDVTAVAVGGNHQALDVGALVEAAKRAGAATVRRAESPEAAAQAIVAADARPARLLICGSLYLAGEVLAKNG
- the accD gene encoding acetyl-CoA carboxylase, carboxyltransferase subunit beta — encoded protein: MSWLTNFVRPKIQALVRKADVPDNLWEKCPACGQMIFHRDLEANLRVCTHCGHHLRLPWRRRLELLFDEGQFERIELPKGEADPLKFRDRKRYADRLKETQTKTGEQDAIVVAHGAMGGLPTVIAVFNFDFMAGSMGKAVGDGLIAAARLAVEKRAPLIVVPASGGARMQEGIISLMQMPRSIIAVDEVKEAGLPYIVLLTDPTTGGVSASFAMLGDIQIAEPGAVIGFAGARVIEETIREKLPEGFQRAEYLLDHGMVDLVAPRIELRDTLIRILKLLGQRRLSNTSPVPYGAI